CTGCATGGAAACGGTGAGCGCGGAGACGGAAAGGATGAGCTTGACTTTGTGATGATGCACGGACCGCTGTATGAAGCCTGGGTGCAGAAACGTGACCTGCCGTTTATTATAATATCCCCCCAGCTTCCCATGTACGGCATGGATGAGCTGGATTATATTGCAAACCGGGATGCTTCAGATATCCCCCGCAGACAGGCCGACGGCGTACCCGACCGTCAGCAGCCGTCGGTACCGGATTACCCCATGAACGGCGTTGGCTCGCCCGATGAGATGTCATACCCGACGCAGGGCCCGCCGGACGGCTGGTACCGGCTGGAAGATGATTTGCTTGATATCCTTGACATGGTTCTGGAAACGTATCAGGCCGATCCCGGCCGTGTTTATATCACAGGAATCAGTTACGGTGGTTTCGGGACCTGGTACATGGCCGAAAATCATCCCGGCCGCTTTGCTGCCATGGCACCGGTTGTCGGTTACGGACACCCCGATGCGGTATCGGATATCGCAGAGTACCGTATCCCGGTTTGGTGCTTTTCGGGAGGACGGGATGCTGTTGTGGAGCCGCACTATTTTTATCCTGCCATGAACAAGCTTCAGGAGCTGGGGCATGACAGCATCCGGCTCACCAATCACGAAGATATGGGGCATGATGTATGGCGGCGGGTCTATGCCGGCCGGGATATCTACGATTGGCTGCTATCCCACAGCCGTTAACTGCAATGTACCATTCAAACCACACCATATCACCGGAAACATGCAATCACTGAAAGAGGAAATCCGCCAGAACCAGGAGTTTGAGTCGGTCCAGCAGGAAGCCATCATCTCTCTGCTGCTCACTACAGACAGGCTGAAAAGGCGGTTGAGTGATCTTACCGGGCAGTATGATATCACACCACAGCAGTATAATGTCCTGAGAATACTGTATGGTGCCGGAAGCCGGGGGCTGCCGACGCTTGAAATAATGAACCGGATGATCGAACGCAGCCCCGGGATTACCCGGCTTCTTGATCGTATAGACCGCAAAGGACTTATGACAAAACAGCGTTCAACCAGTGACAGAAGGACACAGATCTGTACCATAACACCAGAGGGAATCCGCCTTATTGATGAAATGTCCGGGCCGATGAAAGAGCTGACAAGGGATGTAATGTCCCATCTTGATGACAAAAAACTGCGTGATTTGCTGGAGTTACTTTTTTTGGTCAGAAAGGGAATGTAATTTTTTCGTTGATTGTTGACTAGTCAACTAATGATCGATATACGTATCAGAAATCGATGAACTACCGACTGACAAACAAACGGAGATATTATGAGTAACAAAGATCTTTCAGGCGTGAAACTTGCCATTATCTATTACAGTTCGACCGGGACCAACTACGAAACGGCAAAAGTTGCTGCCAGTGCTGCAGAGGAGTCCGGTGCGGAGGTCCGCATCAGAAAAGTTGCTGAGCTGGCACCCGAAGAGGCCATAGCACAAAACGAACAGTGGAAGGCGCATGTGGAAGCCACAGCAGATGTTCCTGTCGCCTCCAATGACGATCTGGAATGGGCGGATGCCGTTTTGTTCGGCACCCCCACACGATATGGCAATGTAGCGGCACAGCTCAAGCAGTTCATTGACGGAACCGGTCCGCTTTGGGCGGAAGGAAAGCTGGTTGACAAAGTGGTTGCCGGATTCACCAGCGCCCAGAACCCGCATGGCGGACAGGAATCAACGCTTCTCGCGCTGTACAATTCCATGTATCATTGGGGCAGCATTATCGTGCCTGTCGGATATGCCGACCCGGCAAACTTCCAGGCAGGCGGCAATCCCTACGGCTTCAGCATAACTGCTGCCGATCCGGAGATAGACGATAATAAAGCCAGCGTCATTAAAACACTCACGCAGCGTGTGCTGAACGTGGCAGCGTCATTGAAATAAAGAAAGGCGCTCAGATAATTTGAGAAGAGGCGCTCAGAGATCGGCGGGATTGTATTCCCGCCAGATCTCGCCTTCATATGATTGCACGGAAACATAACTCCCGTCGCGGCCCCGGAATCCGTTTGGAGTAAGCGGGATCTTGCCGTGCGGAGTATCAAGCACATAAAGGGGAATGGCAAACCCGGAGAGACGTCCGCGAAGCTGCTCCATCAGCTCCATGCCCCGTTCAATGGTGGTCCTGAAATGGCGCGTTCCGCCAATCAACTGAGCATGATACAGGTAGTAGGGCCGCACCCTGCATGTGACGAGCTCGTGGAACAGTGACTTCAGTGTTTCGGCATCGTCGTTAATCCCCTTCAGCAGCACGGTCTGGTTTCCGACGGGAACACCGGCCCGGGTCAGTTTGTCTATAGCATGTCTGGCGTCACCGGTAATTTCCGCGGCATGATTGAAGTGGGTGTTGATCCAGACCGGATGATTTTCGGATATAATCCGGCACAGTTCATCAGTAATTCTGAACGGATTCAGGACAGGATACCGTGTCCCGATCCGTATGATATCGATATGCGGAATGGCACGGAGCCTGCTGATAATCCATTCGAGGTTTTCATCGTTCAGAGACAGCGGGTCGCCGCCTGTCAGCAGGACATCCCTGATCTCCCCGTGATCGGCGAGATAGTCAATGGCAAGCTGCAATTCCTCCCTGTTCAGTGCCTGGGTTCCGTCGCCCACCATTCTCTTCCTGAGGCAATACCGGCAGTAAACAGCACATTCGGTAGTCACACAAAAAGCAACCCGGTCTTTGTAATTGTGGATGAGATTTTTGACCGGACTGTGCGCCTGCTCTTCAAGCGGATCAAGGGCATCGATATCGACATCGTCATCCATCTCGTCAGCATGCGGCACAACCTGCCGCCTTACCGGACACTGCGGATTATCCGGATCCATCAGTGACGCATAATAAGGGGTTATCCGCCAGCGGAAGTACGATGTTGTGCGTTCCAGCCCCTCCAGTTCCTCCCGTGACAGCGAAACCCATTTCTGCAGCTCATCCAGAGAACGGATACGGTTCTTCATCTGCCATTTCCAGTCCGTCCAGCCGGATGTCTCAGCCTTGGCCGCCCGGCCGTTTCGGGATGGTTGATCAGATGAAGGGGAGGTATGATTTGTTTCTCGGATCGGTTTCACAGATTGGATCAGTTAGAGTTCGGAATGTATTATGTGATTGCTTATGATAGGTCTGACCGGGGCTGTCATTGATGAATATCACCTGTGGTAATCGCAGATTGTTATCGTCAATGATGACTCTGACCGGCCGGTTCTGATGCATCTCAGGACTCCTGTTTCAAACGACCGATCGCACCCCGGAGTATTTCACTGAGAAATTCAGGATAGGACCGCCCTTCAATTTCAGCAAGAATGGCAAACGTACTGTCGGTGGCAAAGGTCGGAAGGGGATTGATCTCAAGAAGCAGGGGAGTGCCGTTTTGTGCTATCTTGAAATCAAGCCGGACGAAATCACGAATGCGCAGCCAGTTGCAGAGGGTCAGCGACCAGGAGGAAATATGCTCTTCCAGTTCCGGTGTGATGATGCCGGAGACTTCCGAATTCCGGTCATCCGGGGAATGGTCGCGATCAGTGCTCCCGGATTCCGGCTGATCATCAGACTTTTTTCGTCCGCGCCGTCCCTCAGTCTTTTCAGCATCCGGATCATTGGTTTCCAGAGCATGGGATCCGATTCCGGAGGTATCGAGTCCGCGTTCCATGACGGGATGGGCGCGCAGCGGGTGTCCGGAGAGGGCGCAGGTAATTTCCGGCCCGTCTATGAACGGTTCAGCCATGACATCCTGGTGGTATGTTTCCAGCAGAAACCGGCACTGATGCCGGAACTCCTCCGGTGACCGCACCATGCTTTTTTCAGAAATCCCCTTAGAGGTTCCTTCATAACGCGGCTTGAGGAACTGCGGAAAGGGCAGTTCAGGCTCAGGAATCGGGGAAGAGTCATCACCCGGGGAGGGCGCATCGCTGTCGCTGCCGCTGCCACTGTCGCTGCCGGATGCCCCCGCGCTGCACCGGCTGTTCCATCCGATAATCTGCCAGTCCGAGGTCGGGACTCCCAGAGAGCGGGCAATCATTTTCGTCAGTACCTTGTCCAGGGTCACCGTAAGGGCATAAGCATCGCTTCCCAGACAGGGAATACCCTTCATTTCGCAGATGACAGGTGCCCAGGCTTCCCTGTTGCGCGATCCGTACCCTTCCCCGATATTCCAGACGAGGTCCGGCGTGCTGCTATGGCCGGCCCCGGCGCTGCCCCCGGATGGGTCCGGACAGTGCGCCACATTCAGCAGCTGATGCGGAGATCCGATGCGCAAGGGCCGGTGTCCTGCATGAGTAACCGCCTGCTCCATGGCCGCAATGGTTGATTCCGGCTCAAATTCGGCAAACTTGTCATCCGGCCCCCCGGCAAGTTGATAATCCTGTGTGCGGTCATACACCAGTCCAATCATAAGGGGTTCACCGCTGGTGATTTTTTGATTCTTTCCGGATGTATGCAAACCAGGTAATAATCGGGTTTTAAAATGAAGCTGTGATCCGTTGCTTCCATAAGCAGTATGGCGGACGGATAAATGAAAACAGTAAAAAAATACGAAAAATAGGTGTCAGGATGGTATCTTGTCTGAATTATGAAAACGGCCAAACACATAGCTGACAGAATCAGGCTTTTTATTGCCACCAAGCAGTTTCAGGTGGGCGATGTTATGCCGTCGACGCGAGAACTTGGCCGCCAGCTCGGCGCCAGTTTTCATACCGTACGGAAGGCGTATCATCAGCTTGCCGGTGAGGGGTTGCTGCGCAGCGAGGCAGGCCGCGGATTTGTGGTCAACCGCCAGAATATGCCTCTTGACAAGTCGCAGCGGCTGGAGATGGGTGCTGAGCGCATCCGGACTGTTCTGG
This DNA window, taken from Natronogracilivirga saccharolytica, encodes the following:
- a CDS encoding prolyl oligopeptidase family serine peptidase; its protein translation is MNRYFPLALVITLTTAALFPLMTYAETDDELKRISYQSRATGEVREFFLYLPEGYRENADVDAGSDKWPVMLFLHGNGERGDGKDELDFVMMHGPLYEAWVQKRDLPFIIISPQLPMYGMDELDYIANRDASDIPRRQADGVPDRQQPSVPDYPMNGVGSPDEMSYPTQGPPDGWYRLEDDLLDILDMVLETYQADPGRVYITGISYGGFGTWYMAENHPGRFAAMAPVVGYGHPDAVSDIAEYRIPVWCFSGGRDAVVEPHYFYPAMNKLQELGHDSIRLTNHEDMGHDVWRRVYAGRDIYDWLLSHSR
- a CDS encoding MarR family winged helix-turn-helix transcriptional regulator, encoding MQSLKEEIRQNQEFESVQQEAIISLLLTTDRLKRRLSDLTGQYDITPQQYNVLRILYGAGSRGLPTLEIMNRMIERSPGITRLLDRIDRKGLMTKQRSTSDRRTQICTITPEGIRLIDEMSGPMKELTRDVMSHLDDKKLRDLLELLFLVRKGM
- the wrbA gene encoding NAD(P)H:quinone oxidoreductase, whose protein sequence is MSNKDLSGVKLAIIYYSSTGTNYETAKVAASAAEESGAEVRIRKVAELAPEEAIAQNEQWKAHVEATADVPVASNDDLEWADAVLFGTPTRYGNVAAQLKQFIDGTGPLWAEGKLVDKVVAGFTSAQNPHGGQESTLLALYNSMYHWGSIIVPVGYADPANFQAGGNPYGFSITAADPEIDDNKASVIKTLTQRVLNVAASLK
- a CDS encoding KamA family radical SAM protein gives rise to the protein MKPIRETNHTSPSSDQPSRNGRAAKAETSGWTDWKWQMKNRIRSLDELQKWVSLSREELEGLERTTSYFRWRITPYYASLMDPDNPQCPVRRQVVPHADEMDDDVDIDALDPLEEQAHSPVKNLIHNYKDRVAFCVTTECAVYCRYCLRKRMVGDGTQALNREELQLAIDYLADHGEIRDVLLTGGDPLSLNDENLEWIISRLRAIPHIDIIRIGTRYPVLNPFRITDELCRIISENHPVWINTHFNHAAEITGDARHAIDKLTRAGVPVGNQTVLLKGINDDAETLKSLFHELVTCRVRPYYLYHAQLIGGTRHFRTTIERGMELMEQLRGRLSGFAIPLYVLDTPHGKIPLTPNGFRGRDGSYVSVQSYEGEIWREYNPADL
- a CDS encoding D-alanine--D-alanine ligase family protein, whose translation is MHTSGKNQKITSGEPLMIGLVYDRTQDYQLAGGPDDKFAEFEPESTIAAMEQAVTHAGHRPLRIGSPHQLLNVAHCPDPSGGSAGAGHSSTPDLVWNIGEGYGSRNREAWAPVICEMKGIPCLGSDAYALTVTLDKVLTKMIARSLGVPTSDWQIIGWNSRCSAGASGSDSGSGSDSDAPSPGDDSSPIPEPELPFPQFLKPRYEGTSKGISEKSMVRSPEEFRHQCRFLLETYHQDVMAEPFIDGPEITCALSGHPLRAHPVMERGLDTSGIGSHALETNDPDAEKTEGRRGRKKSDDQPESGSTDRDHSPDDRNSEVSGIITPELEEHISSWSLTLCNWLRIRDFVRLDFKIAQNGTPLLLEINPLPTFATDSTFAILAEIEGRSYPEFLSEILRGAIGRLKQES